In Kaistella sp. 97-N-M2, the sequence AAGCATTGGGTTTTATAGGAGTTGCCAATTCTACTTTCATGATGGTTTCCTGAATTTCGAATTTGAGGTCTTTGCCGTTTTGCTTAATCCAGTGAATGTTTTGCGCGCCTTCTTCCTCTTTCGGAATGGACGCCAGGCGCGAAATTCCGTTGTTTTGCAAGCGCGAATCGCCGTTTTTTCCTTGTCCTCCCACGCGTTGATCCATCATGGAACCGGCTTTGAAAGCATTCCAGTAAAGATGAAAGTAAACAACTTTAAGTTCGTCGGGGGAATTATTGGTATAGGTTAAGGTTTGTTTGCCCTGATAGGTGAAATTTTCGGCGTCGACATCAATATCCATTTTATATTTGGCGTATTGTTGGTAGTAAGCGTTTTGCTGCGCGGTAAGTGATCCGAAAACGAAAGCGAAAATAACGAAAAGTCCTTTGTTCATTTCTTAAAAATTTTTTTGAAACGGAAAGATAGGAATTTTAAAAAAAGAAAGCTCTTCCGGAAAGGGAAAAGCTTTTCTGTTAAATTGTATGGTGTGGAGAAAATCCCACCTGCGCCCCGACTTGAATGAAGCTCTTTTTGCGCAACGAAGTGAAGCAAAAAAGCGGGAATGGAAGGCGGATAAGGCGCCCAAAAAACTATTTTTTAGATTCGGAGGAGGATAAAATTTTCTCCAGAATTCTTAAAGTGATAAGATACGTTGGTTTCACGCCGGTAAGTCCCAGACCGCCGGAAGACAGTGTAGAGCCGGTTTCCAGAGGATTATCCGAAGCATAATAAGCGTACATTACAAAAAGATCTTCGGAAATATGATGGCGAATTTTAGACGCTACCTGAATGGCTTTTTGATAATGCGCGCCTTCCATTTCCAGCCCGATGGCCTTCCAGGAAGTATCCATAAAATAGCGCAAGATGTCTTTGTTTTGAAGAGAAGTCCCGAGAACGGTAACCATTCCGCCTTCAAACGCCTGCAGTTCATCGTCTTCGAAATCTGCCAGTTTTAACGCATTTTCGAAAGGATAATTGTCTGCGGTACCCTCGAAAACATGGGAAGTGGGTATCATAATGTCGCCTTTACCGCCCATTAGAATGCCGGCCTTCCCCATAATGGAGATTGATTTCACCTTCATGGTGTAGATCTCGCCGTTGTAATCGTAGGGACGCAAAAGTTCGTCCATTACTTCGTAGGCCTGTTCGCCAAAAGCATAATCGAAAACCATGACAACATCGTCGCCGGCAAATTTAAGTCCGGAAAACGGCGTGTTTTTTAAGTCGGTTTTCGCAAGATCGATGATCTGAACATCGATATTACTGCCACTCTGATCGTCGATGTAAATTAAACCGGCGTTCTGCGAGTGTGTGAGGACTTTTTCCTGCAAAGATTTTTTGTTGGAAATTTCTTCGTACAGTTTATAATCTACCTCTTTTGTGGCTTTTTTGGAAACCGCATCATTCGCATAAAGCATATTTTTCACGGAATGCATATTGGCAGAAATAATGTGCAAAGGCCGCATGTGCAGATCGTTTTCTGCTAAAACCTGCTTCACCTTATTCGCCCATTTTTCGCCGAAGAAGTGGTGGCCAACTCTTTCGCGCAGGATGGCGGAGAAATGAACTTCGCGTTCGCGGATTTTTTTGGAATCGTTGAAGCTTTCTTCGCCTAAATGATAGATAATTTTGAACAAACGGTCGGGATTGTTGTCGTCGCCAAAGCTGTTGTATGCATTAAGGGTTTCGTCGAAAGTTCTGCCTAAAAGAGAAGAGAGGTGAATTAAGGCGACTTCTTTTTCTTTTCGGCTGAATTTTTTCTCGCCTTTTGCCACTTCTTCGATAATTTTCCAGGCCCGGGTTGGTTTATCATTTTCGTCGGAAATAAAGGCAAGCTGCCGAATTTTGTCGGCCTCAATATAAAGGAATGTAAGGTGTGTAAGAATATCATAGATTTCGGAACGTCCCAGGAGAACCTCAATATTCATCTGGTGTTCGTCGATTCGGTAGCAGTTTCGGCGTCTTTTTTTCGGAACAATTACCTCAAAACTGCCTTTTTCGAAACCTTCGTCCGAGGTTAGGTGAATAAATGAACATTCTTCGATTCCTTCGGGAAGTCGATCGAGAACATACATTAAACCGTCTAATTCAATTTTGTTGGGAACACCCATTGTTCCGTAAATTTCAGGATTAATGGTGGTTAGGAGGGATCTTAGGCTTTCTCCGGAGATTCCGGATGGTTTGAAAAAGCCGCGATAGAATAAGTGTCGCATCGAAACATAAAGTCGCTCAATCGCTTCAGTTGTTTCTCTTGCACGTGAATTTACCATAGGTGTATCTTTTGGCAAAGATAATACATATATGGTAGAATTCCGAATTCTGTCCTGATAGCCGCCTTTTTTAATGATAGTTTAATATTGCGGGAAGCAAAATTCGACGATAAACATTAATTTAAAAATAATTTGGAAATCAAACTTTTTGCAAACACCCCTAAAAAAATTGGGGTTATTTTATTTTGAATTGATTTTTATTGTAATTTTGTCCTCATAATTCAATACAACCATGGCATATTTAAGATTTAAAGCATTAGAAATGCTTTCCTTTAAAGATTATAGAAAAGACAATGCAGTGGAAGTTCCTGCGAAACTGTCGGAATTATTCTGCCAAAATGTGTTTTCGGAGGAAACGATGAGATCTTACCTCACGCAGGAAGCCTTCAAATCCATTCAGGACGCAATAAAGCGAGGCACCAAAATTCAGCGGGACGTTGCCGATCAAATTGCAGTTGCGATGAAGGACTGGGCCTTGAGTAAAGGTGCAACGCACTATACGCATTGGTTTCAACCCTTAACGGGTTCCACGGCAGAAAAGCACGATTCTTTCTTCACGCCTTTCGAAAGCGACCGTGCCATTGAAAGATTTTCGGGCGGAATGTTAATTCAGCAGGAGCCTGACGCTTCTTCTTTTCCAAACGGGGGAATTAGAAATACGTTCGAGGCGCGAGGATATACCGCCTGGGATCCCACTTCGCCGGCGTTTATCGTTGGTACAACGCTTTGTATTCCTTCGATTTTTATTTCTTACACAGGAGAAACTTTAGACTATAAAGCACCTTTATTAAGGGCCTTGCATGCAGTTGATACAGCGGCAACAGATATTTGCAGATCCTATTTCGATAAAAATGTAACCAAGGTAAGCCCGACTTTGGGTTGGGAACAGGAATATTTCCTGGTTGACTCGGCCCTGTATCAATCGCGACCTGATCTCGTTATTACAGGGAAAACCTTGATGGGGCATTCGCCCGCTAAAGGACAGCAGTTGGATGATCATTATTTCGGCTCCATCCCCACACGGGTGATGAACTTTATGAAGGAGCTCGAGATCGAGTGCATGAAGTTGGGAATTCCCGTAACCACACGTCATAACGAAGTTGCCCCAAACCAGTTCGAGTTGGCGCCGATGTTCGAAGAGGTGAACGTTGCGGTAGACCACAACTCCTTATTAATGGACATTATGGCGAGAGTGGCGCACAAACACCACTTTCATATTCTCTTCCACGAAAAACCTTTTGCCGGCGTTAATGGAAGTGGAAAACATAACAACTGGAGCATGGCGACGGACACGGGAGAAAATCTTTTAAGCCCCGGAAAAAATCCAAAGAAAAATCTACAGTTTCTTACCTTTTTCGTGAATACGATTAAAGCGGTTCACGACTATGCAGATTTATTACGTGCAAGCATTGCATCTGCAAGCAACGATCACCGTTTGGGTGCCAATGAAGCGCCGCCCGCAATTATTTCTACCTTTATAGGAACACAACTTTTCAGTGTTTTGGAAGAATTGGAAAAAGTGACGGACGGAAAGTTATCGCCGGAAGAAAAAACAGAACTTAAATTAAATGTTGTAGGAAAGATCCCGATGATTTTGCTGGATAATACAGACCGCAACCGAACTTCCCCGTTTGCCTTTACCGGAAATAAATTTGAAATCCGGGCTGTAGGTTCTTCTGCGAACTGTGCAGAGGTGATGACGGTGATGAATTCGATTGTTGCGAAACAGTTGCAGACCTTCAAAAAAGAAGTTGATGCGCTCATTGAAAAAGGATTGAAAAAGGATGAAGCCATTTTCAATATTTTGAGAGAGTACATTAAACAGTCAAAAAACATCATGTTCGAAGGCGATGGTTATTCGGAAGATTGGGCGCTGGAAGCAGAGAAACGCGGTTTAAGTAATTTAAAAACGACGCCGGAGGCTTTAAAAAGAGAGATGGACGATAAATTTGTGGCACTTTACGAAGAGTTGGGAATTTATACACACCGGGAAATCGAAGCCCGGAATGAAATTAAGTTAGAAAAATATTCTACCGTTATTGGAATTGAAGCCACAGTGCTCGCCGACATTGCCCGGAATCACATTATTCCATGTGCTTTAAATTATCAGAACCGATTGATTGAAAACGTGAAAGGGCTTAAGGATATCTTTGGCGAAAAAGAATTTAAAAAATTGGCCAGCGAACAGATGAATATGATCGCAGAAATATCGGAGCATGTGTCCATTATTAAAGTTGAGGTCGACCGTTTGCTCGCTGCGATTACAATGGCGAAAACCGCTGATAATTCTCAGACGATGGCCGAAATTTTCTGTAATGATGTTAAGCCGCTCTTTGATAAAATCAGGAATTCAGCAGATGAGTTGGAAATGATGGTTGATGATGAGCTTTGGCCAATGACTAAATATCGCGAATTACTATTCACAAGATAAAAGCATTAACATTCAAGATCCCGCATTGATTGCGGGATTTTTTTTGGTATTAACTCCATTGTCATAGAAGAATGTAATAAAGCGCATAGATGGTTTGAATAAATGTTAACAAATCATAATAAAAATAAAAACGCAATCACCAAATTACGGCGATTGCGATTCATTTTCTCTTAACATTACATTCTAAAATGTTAAAATGTGTTAAAATGACTTTTATGAAAAGGTGTTTTCACCTGTACATTAAGGGTAATACTTACTTTTGCTTTGCATTTAAAAACAAATATCACTTTTTAACACAGGAAATCAAATATATATGAAGAAAAGAGTTTTGGTTTATTTGGTTGGTGCGATTGCTACATTTTCAATGCAATCTTGTGTTACCAACTACACAGTATCTGCTCCACCAACCTATATTAATGAATACAAATCAGATGCCAAACTTGCATCTATTGATCATAAAAAACTAGAGATTGCTAAACTGCAATTACTTAACAGCTTTAAAGAAGAAAAAGCAGCTGCAGCGAAAAGTTTAGAAGCTTCAATTAAAAATGAAGAAATCGCAAAAACGGTAAGATTCACAAGAAAAATCGACGATATTTTAACAGAAGCAGAATCTTACTTAGGAACTCCCTACCGATATGGTGGAATGACCAGAAAGGGAATCGACTGTTCTGCCTTCGTGCTTTCAGTTTTTGGTGCCGCGGCGGGGATGAATTTGCCTAGAGTTGCAGCTTCACAAGCACAGGAAGGAGAAAAAATTGATAAAGAAAACCTTCAGAAAGGAGATTTGGTTTTCTTTTCCCACAGCAGAGGAAGAATTTCTCACGTAGGAATCGTGGAAAATGTAACGGAAGACGGTCAAATCATGTTCATACATGCAGCCACCTCGAGGGGCGTAATGATATCTTCGCTGAATGACTCGTATTGGGGACCAAAATTTAGATTTGCGAAGCGGGTAATGTCTCAGGAAGTCTTTAACAGTAATTTTGCAAATAATAATTAAACGCAGATATTAATAATTGATACGAAAGCCACCAGCAATGGTGGCTTTTTTCGTGCAGAATTTTAATACACTGGAAGGTTTCATCAAGCTTCAGTTTAATATTGAACTTTCCGAAGAAGCGATATAAAGTACAATCTAAAAGCAATAAGCACTGTTGAATTAAAAGCTTTTTATCGATGCCATTCTACAGTTTGTTGCGAAGCTATTAAACCTTTAAGTGCAAGCTATTTATATGTTCGCACTGTACTTCTTTAAGACAGAAGACGGTTGTAAGAACAAAATAAATTCAACAAGAAGAAGCATCAGACAAATTCTTAGACATTAAACCAAACTGTTCTGATCCGTATAATTAAGTTTAAAGAAAATAAAGGTCATAATTGAAAATGCCAGGAGCGAAGAACCTCCGTAACTAAAAAAGGGCAGAGGAATACCAACTGTGGGAAAAAGGCCCATTACCATCCCTAAATTAATGGCAAAGTGCATAAGCAGGATCGAAGCAAAACAATAGCCGAAAACGCGGTTAAAAGTCGATTTTTGCCGTTCTGAAAGATAATAGATCCGTCCAATAAATATTGCGTAGAAAATTACCAGCAGCGAAGCACCAAAGAATCCCCATTCTTCACCCACCGTACAGAAAATGTAATCGGTTTCCTGTTCCGGAACGAATTTACCCTGCGTTACAGAGCCTTCTTTATAGCCTTTTCCGAAAAATCCGCCGGAGCCAATTGCCGTTTTTGAATAGAGCAGGTTGTAACCGGATGTATCCCGGAAGGCCTTTTCGCCTTTGTATAATACTTCAATCCGTTCTCTTTGATGCTTCGGCATTTTCTCTAAAATAGTGGGCGTAATAAAAGCCAGCCCACAAAGCAGTATGAAAGAACCGCCGAAATTTGCGAGGGAAAAAATATTCCAGTTGATTTTATGATAATTGAACAGAATGACGAAGCCATAGATTACCGCCACGCCGAGAATTACATAAACGGGATCGACCGCAAGCGCCACCAGGAAAACCGCAGCTAAAATTCCACCGACTCCAAAAAACCATCCACTTAACCCTTCCCGAAACAAGGCGATAAAATACGCCGTGAATACCAGCAGCGAGCCAACATCCGGAATTGCCAAAACCACTGCTGCAGGAATACCGATAATGGCAAGAGACGTCCAGAGCGATTTTTTAACCTTTAAATTAAAATCTGGCCCCGAGACATAATTCGCGAGCATCAGGGAAACCCCGATTTTTGCAAATTCCACGGGCTGCATCGTGACTCCGCCAAACTTGTACCAGTTTTTTTGGCCTAAAATTTCAGTTCCAAACGGAAAAAGACCAATGAGTAACAGAACTCCGCCCACATAGATGATGCTCGAAAAATTTTCGAAAAACTTGGTCCGCATCATAAAAATCATCAAACCAACCACGAGCGAAATCCCGAAAAAAATCAGTTGTTTTTTCCCGAGCGTTTCGTCCACACTATAAATATTCGCCACTGCAAAACTGGAGATGGCGAGATACATAAAAATGCTGGTTTTATCTAATCCTTCTGTCCACTTCATTTGGCGGGGGTATTACTTTTTAATCTTGTTCGAAGGGAATCTCTTTTATAAATCAGTTTAGTTCGTATCGCCGGGTTTTTAATAAATTTCAGACTGTCTTCTATATTCTGAATTTTTACGGAGTCTTTGTTGGGTTCTTTGTAAAGCCCTTTCCTTTTCAGTTCTCCCACCCATTGTCTTTGATATTCCGGCATAAAACTGGCGTTTACCAGCTTTTTGTAAAGTTGTTCGCGCTTTAAGTCGCCCGTCAGGTATTTTTCTGCAATAGCGGTTGCGGCAGGCCCAGCCCAGGTGCCACCGAAGCCGGCGTGTTCGAAAACAGCCGCAATAACGATTTTAGGATTTTCTGCGGGTGCCGCCAAAACGAAAATAGAATTATCTTTTCCCTGCGGAACCTGGGCTGTTCCTGTTTTTGCGAGCATGGTGAAATCATTGGATTTTAAACTTCTTGCGGTTCCGTTTAAAACTACGGCTTCCATCCCTTTGATGATGGGTTCGAAATGTTTCGGTTCGACCAGAGTTTTATGCTTTACTTTAAAT encodes:
- the rodA gene encoding rod shape-determining protein RodA gives rise to the protein MKWTEGLDKTSIFMYLAISSFAVANIYSVDETLGKKQLIFFGISLVVGLMIFMMRTKFFENFSSIIYVGGVLLLIGLFPFGTEILGQKNWYKFGGVTMQPVEFAKIGVSLMLANYVSGPDFNLKVKKSLWTSLAIIGIPAAVVLAIPDVGSLLVFTAYFIALFREGLSGWFFGVGGILAAVFLVALAVDPVYVILGVAVIYGFVILFNYHKINWNIFSLANFGGSFILLCGLAFITPTILEKMPKHQRERIEVLYKGEKAFRDTSGYNLLYSKTAIGSGGFFGKGYKEGSVTQGKFVPEQETDYIFCTVGEEWGFFGASLLVIFYAIFIGRIYYLSERQKSTFNRVFGYCFASILLMHFAINLGMVMGLFPTVGIPLPFFSYGGSSLLAFSIMTFIFFKLNYTDQNSLV
- a CDS encoding DUF6909 family protein, producing MVNSRARETTEAIERLYVSMRHLFYRGFFKPSGISGESLRSLLTTINPEIYGTMGVPNKIELDGLMYVLDRLPEGIEECSFIHLTSDEGFEKGSFEVIVPKKRRRNCYRIDEHQMNIEVLLGRSEIYDILTHLTFLYIEADKIRQLAFISDENDKPTRAWKIIEEVAKGEKKFSRKEKEVALIHLSSLLGRTFDETLNAYNSFGDDNNPDRLFKIIYHLGEESFNDSKKIREREVHFSAILRERVGHHFFGEKWANKVKQVLAENDLHMRPLHIISANMHSVKNMLYANDAVSKKATKEVDYKLYEEISNKKSLQEKVLTHSQNAGLIYIDDQSGSNIDVQIIDLAKTDLKNTPFSGLKFAGDDVVMVFDYAFGEQAYEVMDELLRPYDYNGEIYTMKVKSISIMGKAGILMGGKGDIMIPTSHVFEGTADNYPFENALKLADFEDDELQAFEGGMVTVLGTSLQNKDILRYFMDTSWKAIGLEMEGAHYQKAIQVASKIRHHISEDLFVMYAYYASDNPLETGSTLSSGGLGLTGVKPTYLITLRILEKILSSSESKK
- a CDS encoding glutamine synthetase III encodes the protein MAYLRFKALEMLSFKDYRKDNAVEVPAKLSELFCQNVFSEETMRSYLTQEAFKSIQDAIKRGTKIQRDVADQIAVAMKDWALSKGATHYTHWFQPLTGSTAEKHDSFFTPFESDRAIERFSGGMLIQQEPDASSFPNGGIRNTFEARGYTAWDPTSPAFIVGTTLCIPSIFISYTGETLDYKAPLLRALHAVDTAATDICRSYFDKNVTKVSPTLGWEQEYFLVDSALYQSRPDLVITGKTLMGHSPAKGQQLDDHYFGSIPTRVMNFMKELEIECMKLGIPVTTRHNEVAPNQFELAPMFEEVNVAVDHNSLLMDIMARVAHKHHFHILFHEKPFAGVNGSGKHNNWSMATDTGENLLSPGKNPKKNLQFLTFFVNTIKAVHDYADLLRASIASASNDHRLGANEAPPAIISTFIGTQLFSVLEELEKVTDGKLSPEEKTELKLNVVGKIPMILLDNTDRNRTSPFAFTGNKFEIRAVGSSANCAEVMTVMNSIVAKQLQTFKKEVDALIEKGLKKDEAIFNILREYIKQSKNIMFEGDGYSEDWALEAEKRGLSNLKTTPEALKREMDDKFVALYEELGIYTHREIEARNEIKLEKYSTVIGIEATVLADIARNHIIPCALNYQNRLIENVKGLKDIFGEKEFKKLASEQMNMIAEISEHVSIIKVEVDRLLAAITMAKTADNSQTMAEIFCNDVKPLFDKIRNSADELEMMVDDELWPMTKYRELLFTR
- a CDS encoding C40 family peptidase → MKKRVLVYLVGAIATFSMQSCVTNYTVSAPPTYINEYKSDAKLASIDHKKLEIAKLQLLNSFKEEKAAAAKSLEASIKNEEIAKTVRFTRKIDDILTEAESYLGTPYRYGGMTRKGIDCSAFVLSVFGAAAGMNLPRVAASQAQEGEKIDKENLQKGDLVFFSHSRGRISHVGIVENVTEDGQIMFIHAATSRGVMISSLNDSYWGPKFRFAKRVMSQEVFNSNFANNN